cacaaaactgtattaattaaaacactgcttggccaatcacttaagcatattgttagctacctctttttttttttttaattttttattcggCATTATATAACTTGCGCATAGTATATAATATGCTGCATTTGCCTTTTAGCAAGAACAGATGATCATAGCTGAGTAATTTCTTTCATCAGCCAGGAAAATGCTTCCTTAATCAATGTTCTCCAAGCCCTTGGACACATAGTAGCGGTTGACTCCTGAGACACGTCTATCTCTTTCCATCAAATACCATTGGTAACGAAAGCGACCAACTCTT
The sequence above is drawn from the Chionomys nivalis chromosome 5, mChiNiv1.1, whole genome shotgun sequence genome and encodes:
- the LOC130875046 gene encoding NADH dehydrogenase [ubiquinone] 1 alpha subcomplex subunit 1 — encoded protein: MWFEILPGLAIMGVCLTIPGVSTAYIHKFSNGGKEKRVGRFRYQWYLMERDRRVSGVNRYYVSKGLENID